A genomic window from Triplophysa dalaica isolate WHDGS20190420 chromosome 24, ASM1584641v1, whole genome shotgun sequence includes:
- the dnajc24 gene encoding dnaJ homolog subfamily C member 24, translating into MADSNGPQKDWYSILSANPSDDIQEIKQKYQKLILVFHPDKQKPGLSGGEAEQLLKKFIDVDRAWKILSDERSRKEYDLQLQAGELKQSWPVDAHVTLDEMNWNADTECYTYSCRCGGEFILDQEDTQEAETVVCCDSCSLSIEVQKVT; encoded by the exons ATGGCAGATTCTAATGGTCCACAAAAAGACTGGTACTCAATACTGAGTGCTAATCCATCTGATGACATACAAGAGATAAAACAGAAGTATCAGAAACTGATCCTCGTG TTTCACCCAGACAAGCAGAAACCGGGGCTATCCGGAGGTGAGGCAGAGCAGCTTTTGAAGAAATTCATTGATGTCGATCGGGCTTGGAAGATCTTGAGTGATGAACGGAGCAGGAAGGAGTACGACCTCCAGCTACAGG CCGGTGAACTGAAGCAGAGCTGGCCGGTGGATGCTCATGTAACATTGGATGAAATGAACTGGAATGCTG ACACTGAGTGTTATACGTACAGCTGTCGCTGTGGTGGAGAATTCATCTTAGACCAGGAGGACACACAGGAAGCGGAAACGGTCGTATGCTGCGATTCGTGTTCGCTCAGCATTGAAGTTCAGAAGGTTACTTGA